Proteins encoded within one genomic window of Natator depressus isolate rNatDep1 chromosome 1, rNatDep2.hap1, whole genome shotgun sequence:
- the NDUFV3 gene encoding NADH dehydrogenase [ubiquinone] flavoprotein 3, mitochondrial isoform X1, whose translation MAASSLLGCGRAVTLKTLQLEAWGLRSLSPSLSLCTKSEGSEKGQEKNVVAPQESTKLLATKTTVEFPKKLFPSSHPPSANQGETKTIASTSTDEAVKLTDEEVRKFLSRKTLVAFPERVTLSSLEGKASITRGGLSKKLAEKESSSSSESDSSSDSDEEDSASGVATKTRVEFPRHDPFFFENRTVKVMTLADKSLSQKGDKEYIPKKKPYRPEIEAPHIKQVESGKTATANSKILKSETRKPSMKQSLKGTDLQKSISKTQAEESQKLTAVRLKEPRHLAETPIGAPPAAAQPKVPPEPQQEVEQKLTLLRWEETETREVQETETKEKAAPKLQEEFLKETPFMVNTTTEEIIQEAGSQTEEQGTIQETKTASASAQEEFDNSTYKNLQHHEYNMYTFVDFDVELSKFRQPQPSSGRLSPRH comes from the exons ATGGCCGCCTCCTCGCTGCTGGGCTGCGGCCGGGCCGTGACTCTCAAG ACTTTACAGCTAGAAGCATGGGGACTGCGAAGCCTCtctccatctctttctctctgcacCAAATCAGAGGGCTCTGAAAAAGGTCAAGAAAAGA ATGTGGTGGCACCTCAGGAGAGCACCAAACTGCTGGCCACCAAAACAACAGTTGAATTCCCTAAAAAGTTGTTTCCTAGTTCTCACCCACCATCTGCAAATCAAGGTGAAACCAAGACCATAGCTAGTACTAGCACTGATGAAGCTGTAAAGCTAACGGATGAAGAGGTGAGGAAATTCTTGTCAAGAAAAACTTTGGTAGCATTTCCTGAGCGAGTAACACTTTCCTCACTTGAGGGAAAGGCTTCTATAACGAGAGGAGGGTTGAGCAAGAAGTTGGCTGAGAAAGAGTCTTCATCCAGCTCCGAATCAGATTCTAGCTCTGATTCTGATGAAGAAGATAGCGCCTCAGGAGTTGCCACTAAAACCAGAGTAGAGTTTCCAAGACACGATCCCTTCTTTTTTGAGAACAGAACGGTGAAGGTAATGACATTGGCAGACAAGAGCTTGTCCCAGAAAGGAGATAAAGAATATATACCTAAGAAGAAGCCTTACAGACCAGAAATTGAGGCGCCTCACATCAAGCAGGTGGAGTCTGGTAAAACAGCAACAGCCAACAGTAAAatattaaagtcagaaacaaGAAAACCTTCCATGAAACAAAGCCTAAAAGGGACAGATTTGCAGAAGTCCATCTCAAAAACACAGGCTGAAGAAAGCCAAAAGCTGACCGCCGTCAGACTTAAGGAACCTAGGCACTTGGCGGAGACTCCCATTggagccccaccagcagcagcacagccaaAAGTTCCGCCAGAGCCTCAGCAAGAAGTGGAGCAAAAGCTGACTTTATTGAGATGGGAAGAAACCGAGACAAGGGAGGTACAGGAGACTGAGACAAAAGAAAAAGCTGCTCCTAAACTACAAGAGGAGTTTTTGAAGGAGACACCGTTCATGGTAAACACTACAACAGAGGAGATCATTCAAGAAGCTGGATCTCAGACTGAAGAGCAAGGCACTATACAGG AGACCAAAACAGCTTCTGCATCTGCACAGGAGGAATTTGATAATTCTACCTACAAGAACCTCCAGCATCACGAATATAATATGTATACCTTTGTGGATTTTGATGTGGAGCTCTCAAAATTCAGACAGCCTCAGCCATCTTCTGGAAGGCTGTCACCGAGGCACTAA
- the NDUFV3 gene encoding NADH dehydrogenase [ubiquinone] flavoprotein 3, mitochondrial isoform X2 yields MAASSLLGCGRAVTLKTLQLEAWGLRSLSPSLSLCTKSEGSEKGQEKNVVAPQESTKLLATKTTVEFPKKLFPSSHPPSANQGETKTIASTSTDEAVKLTDEEVRKFLSRKTLVAFPERVTLSSLEGKASITRGGLSKKLAEKESSSSSESDSSSDSDEEDSASGVATKTRVEFPRHDPFFFENRTVKVMTLADKSLSQKGDKEYIPKKKPYRPEIEAPHIKQVESGKTATANSKILKSETRKPSMKQSLKGTDLQKSISKTQAEESQKLTAVRLKEPRHLAETPIGAPPAAAQPKVPPEPQQEVEQKLTLLRWEETETREVQETETKEKAAPKLQEEFLKETPFMVNTTTEEIIQEAGSQTEEQGTIQVSVEPH; encoded by the exons ATGGCCGCCTCCTCGCTGCTGGGCTGCGGCCGGGCCGTGACTCTCAAG ACTTTACAGCTAGAAGCATGGGGACTGCGAAGCCTCtctccatctctttctctctgcacCAAATCAGAGGGCTCTGAAAAAGGTCAAGAAAAGA ATGTGGTGGCACCTCAGGAGAGCACCAAACTGCTGGCCACCAAAACAACAGTTGAATTCCCTAAAAAGTTGTTTCCTAGTTCTCACCCACCATCTGCAAATCAAGGTGAAACCAAGACCATAGCTAGTACTAGCACTGATGAAGCTGTAAAGCTAACGGATGAAGAGGTGAGGAAATTCTTGTCAAGAAAAACTTTGGTAGCATTTCCTGAGCGAGTAACACTTTCCTCACTTGAGGGAAAGGCTTCTATAACGAGAGGAGGGTTGAGCAAGAAGTTGGCTGAGAAAGAGTCTTCATCCAGCTCCGAATCAGATTCTAGCTCTGATTCTGATGAAGAAGATAGCGCCTCAGGAGTTGCCACTAAAACCAGAGTAGAGTTTCCAAGACACGATCCCTTCTTTTTTGAGAACAGAACGGTGAAGGTAATGACATTGGCAGACAAGAGCTTGTCCCAGAAAGGAGATAAAGAATATATACCTAAGAAGAAGCCTTACAGACCAGAAATTGAGGCGCCTCACATCAAGCAGGTGGAGTCTGGTAAAACAGCAACAGCCAACAGTAAAatattaaagtcagaaacaaGAAAACCTTCCATGAAACAAAGCCTAAAAGGGACAGATTTGCAGAAGTCCATCTCAAAAACACAGGCTGAAGAAAGCCAAAAGCTGACCGCCGTCAGACTTAAGGAACCTAGGCACTTGGCGGAGACTCCCATTggagccccaccagcagcagcacagccaaAAGTTCCGCCAGAGCCTCAGCAAGAAGTGGAGCAAAAGCTGACTTTATTGAGATGGGAAGAAACCGAGACAAGGGAGGTACAGGAGACTGAGACAAAAGAAAAAGCTGCTCCTAAACTACAAGAGGAGTTTTTGAAGGAGACACCGTTCATGGTAAACACTACAACAGAGGAGATCATTCAAGAAGCTGGATCTCAGACTGAAGAGCAAGGCACTATACAGG TTTCAGTAGAACCACATTGA